The proteins below come from a single Candidatus Delongbacteria bacterium genomic window:
- a CDS encoding response regulator: MEILLVDDDEPSLSSLARFLRSEGHRVDSHKSPASALGVCQHRRFDLLVSDYHLPGMDGLSLIRAVRGLQPRIGTILYSGLHSADTLQQAHNQGVDTVLGKPLRIRDLLAAIQNLPPVAPGPGPASLAANTRPDELSP, from the coding sequence ATGGAAATTCTGCTGGTCGATGACGACGAGCCAAGCCTGAGCAGTCTGGCACGCTTTCTCCGTTCGGAAGGCCATCGGGTGGACTCCCACAAGAGCCCGGCCAGCGCTCTGGGCGTCTGTCAACATCGCCGCTTCGATCTGCTGGTCTCGGATTATCACCTGCCCGGGATGGATGGCCTCAGCCTGATCCGCGCGGTCCGGGGCCTGCAGCCCCGCATCGGAACCATCCTGTACTCTGGCCTGCACTCGGCGGACACCCTGCAGCAGGCGCACAACCAGGGAGTGGACACCGTGCTGGGCAAGCCCCTGAGGATCCGCGATCTGCTGGCCGCCATCCAGAATCTGCCCCCCGTCGCCCCGGGCCCCGGACCGGCCAGTTTGGCGGCCAACACCAGACCGGATGAGCTGAGCCCCTGA
- a CDS encoding carboxypeptidase regulatory-like domain-containing protein, with protein MRRNALALLGLWLTPGLLLAYPVGEMVPFDLGGANVAGVTSDGLKVAAYYYPWSGVVYWTEAEGLVTVDTDAEAGDISDDGRIFGSRLDTNLGHELPCWWDTNNTYHELPHLSYGQNSDNFFSNVWCCNSTGTVLGGLQWISTSHTTPVMWYQDGSGNWQVLDLFPEDSSRDGRINAVSEDGTQLAGWLASMDGAWVPTLWTVDENLNVSHTTVASPPDWVNGEVWAFSQNGQHMTGYMNGFGALWNADATAYEVVQPENPSFWMSITCTDVSNDGLVVGVTRDFGNGGQWGHVYKPGMGYMQADDWLNMFGVVHPEDYQYSDMIFWVSDDESMVMGSYITTGWQARTFVLALPELGHVEGTVTLNGNLGAVEDVLIQAASTGTHPDASGFYSLDIGAGTYDISASLPGYLSQTLSGVVVAEGATIQGQDFVLEQIPNAGFIEGTLTQIYNWDPFTQATITATDGNSQYVTHGTAAGSYQLILPAGTYEVQASQSNCYDVIVQNVLVVAEEVTPLDIEFLSVNAPSYIHLDLVVDSPETFDWSTVKIKVGNNSSVSQYDIWESSYTGEVWTAGTYTVSVWALGHEIWTQDDVEFLQNQTTSLTIELQKNRYPVRQLSVASDGTASWDHPLPVNAYFQDHEQFQTGMDVTANIRYWYTPLWPNSNAFTTEDQAFEGTKSLRIDTVDGTPGDIYCDFGWPYPTVGSYVFEAALYVPSGHCAHHGIIREGVWGAMFAIEIFYRANGTVNIMIGGNELTLAYPQDQWFSFRLVADLDNDLVQYWQDGSLQASGPYSLDAYTGEQAVISLGSYDLSAESRPGFAEDGLFYMDNYLNYQNGGSPAATYSVSLDQALQTSGQSQTGHLFQNLNPGQAYSAGVVADYAWGASEEMLAGFTFIPPFGAPVNLSISVFGGNTVLSWDPVTDATGYRVWSSSNPYGGFSEDQSGSFDGESWSTPLAGGKRFFVVTAIGN; from the coding sequence GTGAGAAGAAATGCGCTTGCCTTGCTGGGACTGTGGCTGACACCGGGCCTGCTGCTGGCCTATCCCGTCGGCGAAATGGTGCCCTTCGACCTGGGCGGAGCCAATGTCGCCGGCGTGACCTCGGATGGCCTGAAGGTGGCCGCCTACTACTATCCCTGGAGCGGAGTCGTCTACTGGACGGAAGCGGAGGGACTGGTGACCGTCGACACGGACGCCGAAGCCGGTGACATCAGCGACGATGGCCGGATCTTCGGCTCCAGGCTGGACACCAACCTGGGGCACGAACTGCCCTGCTGGTGGGATACGAACAACACCTACCACGAGCTGCCCCACCTGTCCTACGGACAGAACAGCGACAACTTCTTCAGCAATGTCTGGTGCTGCAATTCGACCGGCACGGTGCTGGGCGGTCTGCAGTGGATTTCCACCTCCCACACCACGCCCGTGATGTGGTACCAGGACGGCTCCGGAAACTGGCAGGTGCTGGACCTGTTTCCTGAAGACAGCAGCCGTGATGGCCGGATCAATGCGGTCAGTGAGGACGGCACACAGCTGGCGGGCTGGCTGGCGAGCATGGATGGCGCCTGGGTGCCGACCCTGTGGACGGTGGACGAGAATCTGAACGTCAGCCACACCACCGTCGCTTCGCCCCCCGACTGGGTCAACGGCGAAGTCTGGGCCTTCAGCCAGAACGGCCAGCACATGACCGGCTACATGAATGGCTTCGGCGCTCTGTGGAACGCGGACGCCACGGCCTATGAGGTCGTCCAGCCGGAGAATCCCAGCTTCTGGATGAGCATCACTTGCACGGACGTGAGCAACGACGGTCTGGTCGTGGGCGTCACGCGCGACTTCGGCAACGGGGGGCAGTGGGGGCACGTCTACAAGCCCGGAATGGGCTACATGCAGGCCGACGACTGGCTCAACATGTTCGGTGTCGTACATCCCGAGGACTATCAGTACTCCGACATGATCTTCTGGGTCTCCGATGACGAGAGCATGGTCATGGGCTCGTACATCACCACCGGATGGCAGGCGCGGACATTCGTGCTGGCGCTGCCCGAGCTGGGCCATGTGGAAGGCACGGTGACGCTCAATGGCAACCTTGGCGCCGTCGAGGATGTACTGATCCAGGCGGCCAGCACGGGGACCCACCCCGATGCCAGCGGGTTCTATTCGCTGGACATCGGAGCGGGCACATATGACATCAGCGCCAGCCTGCCGGGCTACCTCAGCCAGACCCTGAGCGGCGTGGTCGTGGCGGAAGGCGCCACCATCCAGGGCCAGGACTTCGTTCTCGAGCAGATTCCCAATGCCGGCTTCATCGAGGGCACGCTGACCCAGATCTACAACTGGGACCCCTTCACCCAGGCGACGATCACGGCCACGGACGGAAACTCCCAGTATGTGACCCATGGAACGGCCGCCGGCAGCTATCAGCTGATTCTGCCCGCGGGGACCTACGAGGTCCAGGCATCCCAGAGCAACTGCTACGACGTGATCGTCCAGAATGTCCTGGTCGTGGCCGAGGAAGTCACCCCGCTGGACATCGAGTTCTTGAGCGTGAACGCGCCCTCGTACATCCATCTGGATCTGGTCGTGGACTCTCCCGAGACCTTCGACTGGTCCACCGTCAAGATCAAGGTGGGCAACAACAGCAGCGTCTCACAGTACGACATCTGGGAAAGCAGTTACACGGGCGAAGTCTGGACAGCCGGCACCTACACGGTCAGCGTCTGGGCCCTGGGACACGAGATCTGGACCCAGGATGATGTGGAGTTCCTGCAGAACCAGACCACCTCGCTGACCATCGAACTGCAGAAGAACCGCTACCCCGTGCGCCAGCTGTCGGTGGCCTCGGACGGCACGGCCAGCTGGGACCACCCGCTGCCCGTGAACGCCTATTTCCAGGACCACGAGCAGTTCCAGACGGGCATGGATGTGACGGCCAACATCAGATACTGGTATACCCCCTTGTGGCCGAACAGCAATGCGTTCACCACCGAGGATCAGGCATTCGAAGGAACCAAGTCCCTCAGGATCGATACGGTGGACGGAACCCCGGGTGATATCTACTGCGATTTCGGCTGGCCGTATCCTACCGTTGGGTCGTACGTATTCGAAGCCGCGCTGTATGTGCCATCCGGACACTGTGCCCATCATGGAATCATCAGGGAAGGCGTCTGGGGAGCCATGTTCGCGATCGAGATCTTCTACCGCGCGAATGGCACCGTCAACATCATGATCGGTGGCAACGAACTGACTCTCGCGTATCCCCAGGATCAGTGGTTCAGCTTCAGGCTCGTTGCCGATCTGGACAACGATCTGGTCCAGTACTGGCAGGACGGATCGCTGCAGGCCAGTGGCCCCTACAGCCTGGACGCGTACACGGGCGAGCAGGCCGTGATTTCGCTGGGTTCCTACGACCTGTCGGCGGAATCCAGGCCCGGCTTCGCCGAGGACGGCCTGTTCTACATGGACAATTACCTCAACTATCAGAACGGCGGCAGCCCGGCGGCAACCTACTCGGTCAGCCTGGATCAGGCACTGCAGACCAGCGGGCAGAGCCAGACCGGCCATCTCTTCCAGAACCTGAACCCGGGCCAGGCCTACAGCGCCGGCGTGGTGGCCGATTATGCCTGGGGTGCTTCAGAAGAGATGCTGGCGGGCTTCACCTTCATCCCGCCCTTCGGTGCTCCCGTGAACCTGAGCATCTCGGTCTTCGGTGGCAACACGGTGCTGAGCTGGGACCCGGTGACCGATGCGACCGGCTACAGGGTCTGGTCTTCCAGCAACCCGTATGGCGGATTCAGCGAGGACCAGTCGGGCAGCTTCGACGGCGAAAGCTGGAGCACGCCGCTGGCAGGAGGCAAGCGATTCTTCGTGGTGACCGCCATCGGAAACTGA
- a CDS encoding tetratricopeptide repeat protein: MSLGTKDKADGLFARALAMKEDALGKEDPDLVRHLNDLACFHQAQGEFADAQEPARRSLAVCTKIHGMSHAEILESRKLLDRSRGGQANAEDR; this comes from the coding sequence TTGTCCCTGGGCACGAAGGACAAGGCAGATGGATTGTTTGCCAGGGCACTGGCGATGAAGGAGGATGCACTGGGCAAGGAGGATCCGGATCTGGTGCGCCATTTGAACGATCTGGCCTGCTTCCATCAGGCGCAGGGGGAGTTCGCGGATGCGCAGGAACCTGCCCGCCGTTCGCTGGCTGTCTGTACGAAGATCCATGGAATGTCACACGCGGAAATATTGGAATCCAGGAAGCTGCTGGATCGGTCGCGGGGTGGGCAGGCGAATGCCGAGGACCGTTGA
- a CDS encoding pirin family protein gives MMMLRRAEQRYHETTADRNSWYSYDPRRLAPLLALGMGELPKLAEVLLAPGARMPAWANGPAEILTHVLEGTLAQADASGHTGVLQTGEFQRMSIDAQTNLAERNASPTAVLRVLRLFMQPAGPELSTRREQQRFPFATRRGVLRLIASADGHKDSLQIRQPADVYASTLDVGRNLIHALSPDHVVWLHILRGEVTLDDLVLDSGDSIGVALEPAISFRALDLSEILLLDLGPVPSVA, from the coding sequence ATGATGATGCTGCGCCGGGCCGAACAACGGTATCACGAAACCACTGCCGACCGTAACTCCTGGTACAGTTATGATCCCCGGCGCCTTGCCCCTCTTCTGGCGCTGGGCATGGGCGAGCTGCCGAAACTTGCCGAAGTCCTGCTGGCCCCGGGTGCCCGCATGCCCGCCTGGGCCAACGGGCCAGCCGAGATCCTGACTCATGTCCTCGAAGGGACTCTGGCGCAGGCGGACGCAAGCGGACATACCGGTGTACTCCAGACCGGCGAATTTCAGCGGATGAGCATCGATGCGCAGACCAATCTGGCAGAACGCAACGCCTCACCGACAGCGGTACTGCGGGTTCTCCGCCTCTTCATGCAGCCAGCGGGACCCGAGCTGAGCACGCGCCGCGAACAGCAGCGCTTTCCCTTCGCCACTCGCCGCGGAGTGCTGCGGCTGATCGCATCCGCGGATGGACACAAGGATTCCCTGCAGATCCGACAGCCCGCGGACGTCTATGCCAGCACGCTTGACGTGGGGCGCAACCTGATCCACGCCCTCTCACCCGACCATGTGGTCTGGCTGCACATCCTGCGTGGCGAAGTCACTCTGGACGACCTGGTACTGGACTCCGGCGACAGCATCGGTGTGGCCCTGGAACCGGCAATCTCCTTCCGCGCACTGGACCTGAGCGAGATCCTGCTGCTTGATCTGGGTCCCGTTCCATCGGTGGCGTGA
- a CDS encoding DUF3996 domain-containing protein: MRTKTIWLTALVVLATVSGARAVDGLGVGLILGEPSGISIKKWITNDRAFDAAAAWSMSEHERFQFHADYLIHTFGWFNPGVQPGKLPFYYGIGGRIRLANDNYRYWHDERYHSDRTSVGVRVPFGIEYLAASAQLEFFLEIVPVLDLAPDTHVGVNGAIGFRYYFR, translated from the coding sequence ATGCGCACCAAAACAATCTGGCTGACTGCCCTGGTGGTTCTGGCCACCGTCAGTGGAGCGCGGGCCGTTGACGGATTGGGCGTCGGCCTGATCCTTGGCGAGCCTTCTGGCATCAGCATCAAGAAATGGATCACCAACGATCGCGCCTTCGACGCCGCGGCGGCCTGGTCGATGTCCGAGCACGAACGATTCCAGTTTCACGCGGACTACCTGATTCACACGTTCGGCTGGTTCAATCCGGGCGTCCAACCGGGGAAGTTGCCGTTCTACTACGGCATTGGCGGACGGATCAGGCTGGCCAACGACAACTATCGCTACTGGCACGATGAACGCTACCACTCGGACAGAACCTCGGTCGGAGTGCGCGTGCCGTTCGGGATTGAGTACCTGGCCGCGTCGGCCCAGCTGGAGTTCTTTCTTGAAATCGTGCCGGTACTGGACCTGGCCCCGGATACTCATGTGGGGGTCAACGGCGCGATCGGTTTCCGCTACTATTTCCGCTGA
- a CDS encoding lmo0937 family membrane protein — translation MLMTLAIILMLLWLTGLITSYTLGGFIHVLLVAALVVIIVRLIQGRRVI, via the coding sequence ATGTTGATGACTCTCGCCATCATTCTGATGCTGCTGTGGCTCACGGGACTGATCACGTCCTACACGCTTGGCGGATTCATCCACGTGTTGCTGGTGGCTGCACTCGTCGTGATCATCGTGCGGCTGATCCAGGGCCGGCGCGTGATCTGA
- a CDS encoding OmpA family protein — protein MHISKTLLMVACAALLGSCAATVPQELSDARSANLRASNGQAADVAPVELHQAAEALQKAEAEFKDHPKSAETRDLSYIAQRRAEIAEATASLEVAKKHQADAQADLLASQSEIARTAQQDLAQVKSEQAATKHSDALAAERRARTEAEQNAADALAKLAAVNEDARGMVISLTGSVLFTTNQSTLLPSATARLQQVAAVLLESPERNLLIEGHTDSQGSDSYNQTLSQARADRVRDLLVQSGYRSALIKSSGMGEARPVGDNATAEGRANNRRVEIVIVRPDTSQR, from the coding sequence ATGCATATCTCGAAGACCTTGCTCATGGTCGCTTGCGCCGCTCTGCTTGGCAGCTGTGCGGCGACCGTTCCCCAGGAACTGTCGGACGCCCGCAGTGCGAATCTGAGGGCCAGCAATGGCCAGGCCGCCGACGTGGCGCCCGTTGAATTGCATCAGGCCGCGGAAGCACTGCAGAAAGCCGAAGCGGAATTCAAGGATCATCCCAAGTCCGCCGAAACGCGCGACCTGTCGTACATCGCCCAGCGTCGCGCGGAAATCGCCGAAGCGACTGCGTCGCTGGAAGTCGCGAAGAAACACCAGGCCGATGCCCAGGCGGATCTGCTCGCCTCGCAGAGCGAAATCGCCAGAACCGCGCAGCAGGATCTGGCCCAGGTCAAGTCCGAACAGGCAGCCACGAAGCACAGTGATGCGCTGGCCGCAGAACGTCGTGCCCGCACCGAAGCCGAACAGAATGCCGCCGACGCTCTGGCGAAGCTGGCGGCCGTCAATGAAGATGCCCGCGGCATGGTGATCTCGCTGACGGGCAGCGTGCTGTTCACCACCAACCAGTCGACCCTGCTGCCGTCGGCGACCGCTCGCCTTCAGCAGGTGGCGGCCGTGCTGCTGGAATCACCCGAGCGCAACCTGCTCATCGAAGGGCACACCGATTCACAGGGCAGCGACAGCTACAACCAGACTCTGTCTCAGGCTCGCGCCGACCGCGTGCGTGACCTGCTGGTACAGAGCGGCTATCGTTCCGCACTGATCAAGTCCAGTGGAATGGGCGAAGCCAGACCCGTGGGCGACAACGCCACCGCCGAAGGTCGTGCCAACAATCGGCGTGTCGAAATCGTGATCGTGCGCCCGGACACAAGCCAGCGCTGA
- a CDS encoding DUF4398 domain-containing protein, whose amino-acid sequence MEHTWKAGFGRLALIIAAVGLLAACSSVPLRSEKSTSAISAAEAVGASSVPQAALHLQLAREQLEKARSLASRGKEELAESMLQRVVVDAELAALLATEATQKEEARAAIEQVRQLRQENKLAPIIR is encoded by the coding sequence ATGGAACACACGTGGAAAGCTGGATTCGGTCGATTGGCGCTGATCATCGCGGCGGTGGGGCTGCTCGCTGCGTGCTCAAGCGTACCGCTGCGCAGTGAGAAATCCACCTCGGCGATCAGCGCCGCGGAAGCTGTGGGGGCTTCCTCGGTTCCGCAGGCCGCACTGCACCTGCAGCTGGCCAGGGAACAACTTGAAAAGGCTCGCAGCCTCGCCTCCAGAGGCAAGGAAGAGCTGGCGGAATCCATGCTGCAGCGGGTCGTCGTCGACGCCGAGCTGGCGGCATTGCTGGCAACTGAAGCCACCCAGAAGGAAGAAGCCCGCGCCGCGATCGAACAGGTCAGGCAGCTTCGGCAGGAAAACAAGCTCGCCCCGATCATTCGCTGA
- a CDS encoding sigma-54-dependent Fis family transcriptional regulator, whose translation MRVEELHHKELLELDPEGGLIRFAGQRAVLLDATAMGLLRKYLVENFGETAARTVLTQFGFAQGWRMADAMRREFTWTSSLDWRRAGPRLCMLEGLFQVEHGSEDPRSRDGAMLLSSYEAEQHLLHFGRAESPVCWTISGLMSGYASHIEGEEIFVLEDRCLGRGQAGCHLQGRTRAEWGDERRDELTFFEAGRLQDCLDVSLHRVTETLKAVELKLKARHRALRGVTRHVVEPSGTVAKSKRMLELVDLARRVAKVDASLLITGESGSGKERIARLVHEESTRAAGPFVAVNCGAITETLLESELFGHARGAFTGASSDRPGLFEAANRGTLLLDEIGDVSPGMQVKLLRVLQEREIRRVGENRNRPIDVRIVAATNRDLSLSVADGAFRQDLYYRLRVVELRVPALRDRREDILPLARILLTGAATRLGRKISGLSPEAADLLLSYDWPGNVRELENTIERAVALTRGTRIGEEDLPEEIHQRDSLIHASLDSVRPLADLERDYILAALKHNEGNQTRTAAQLQIGSATLYRKLKSYGVGPGAQDSTTSDAPLG comes from the coding sequence ATGCGTGTCGAGGAGCTGCACCACAAGGAACTCCTCGAGCTGGATCCCGAGGGCGGACTGATTCGTTTCGCAGGCCAGCGTGCGGTGCTGCTTGATGCCACCGCGATGGGGTTGTTGCGCAAGTATCTGGTTGAAAACTTCGGTGAGACAGCCGCCCGCACGGTGCTGACCCAGTTCGGATTCGCCCAGGGCTGGCGCATGGCCGATGCGATGCGGCGCGAATTCACCTGGACCAGCTCACTGGACTGGAGACGCGCCGGCCCACGACTCTGCATGCTGGAAGGCCTCTTCCAGGTGGAGCATGGCAGCGAAGATCCCCGCAGTCGCGATGGGGCCATGCTGCTCTCATCCTACGAAGCCGAACAACACCTTCTGCACTTCGGGCGAGCGGAGTCGCCCGTCTGCTGGACGATCTCCGGCCTGATGAGCGGATACGCCAGCCACATCGAGGGCGAGGAAATCTTCGTGCTTGAGGATCGTTGCCTGGGACGGGGGCAGGCGGGCTGTCACCTGCAGGGGCGCACGCGCGCGGAATGGGGTGACGAACGACGCGATGAACTGACATTCTTCGAGGCGGGGCGGTTGCAGGATTGTCTTGATGTATCGCTGCACCGGGTGACCGAAACCCTCAAGGCCGTGGAACTGAAGCTCAAGGCACGCCATCGGGCGCTGCGCGGTGTCACTCGCCACGTGGTGGAACCTTCGGGAACCGTTGCCAAGAGCAAGCGCATGCTGGAACTGGTCGACCTGGCTCGCCGCGTGGCGAAAGTGGACGCCTCACTTCTGATCACGGGGGAGAGCGGTTCGGGCAAGGAACGCATCGCGCGCCTCGTGCACGAAGAGTCGACCCGTGCCGCGGGCCCCTTCGTGGCCGTCAATTGTGGGGCGATCACCGAAACACTGCTGGAAAGCGAGCTGTTCGGCCATGCGCGCGGCGCCTTCACCGGGGCCAGCTCGGACCGGCCGGGCTTGTTCGAGGCGGCCAACCGCGGAACTCTGCTGCTGGACGAAATCGGCGATGTGTCACCCGGAATGCAGGTCAAACTGCTGCGCGTGTTGCAGGAACGTGAAATCCGCCGTGTGGGCGAGAACCGCAACCGTCCGATCGATGTGCGCATCGTGGCCGCCACCAATCGCGATCTCTCGCTGAGCGTGGCCGATGGCGCATTTCGCCAGGACCTGTACTACCGGCTGCGAGTCGTCGAGTTGCGGGTTCCGGCCCTGCGCGACCGACGCGAGGACATCCTCCCGCTGGCGCGCATTCTGCTGACAGGTGCGGCGACTCGCCTGGGGCGCAAGATCAGTGGACTGTCCCCCGAGGCCGCCGACCTCTTGCTGAGCTACGATTGGCCGGGCAATGTGCGCGAACTGGAGAATACCATCGAGCGCGCCGTCGCCCTGACCCGGGGCACCCGCATCGGCGAAGAGGACCTGCCCGAGGAAATTCACCAGCGTGATTCACTGATTCACGCCTCGCTGGATTCGGTGCGCCCGCTGGCGGATCTGGAGCGCGATTACATTCTCGCCGCGCTCAAGCACAACGAGGGCAACCAGACACGCACGGCCGCCCAATTGCAGATCGGCTCGGCAACCCTCTACCGCAAGCTCAAGAGTTATGGAGTCGGCCCCGGAGCGCAGGATTCCACCACCTCCGATGCCCCGCTGGGCTGA
- a CDS encoding SDR family oxidoreductase, giving the protein MTLKDSVILVTGGSLGLGKATARALVAAGAKVLITGRDAARVTAAAADCGATAIVADVSRAEDVEKTVATIRERFGRLDVLVNNAGIGEFRTLDALTLEDFEQVFRVNVFGAALMAQAVLPFFREQGRGHIVNIGSTAALNGFARGSIYAASKFALRAMTQCWQAELRRENIRVMLVNPSEVPTAFASDDRVERPLTEKKLTPDEIAHAIRSVLEMDDRGMIPELSVWATNPW; this is encoded by the coding sequence ATGACACTGAAGGATTCCGTGATTCTGGTGACCGGGGGCAGCCTCGGTCTGGGCAAGGCGACAGCCAGGGCATTGGTGGCAGCGGGCGCGAAGGTGCTGATCACCGGGCGTGACGCGGCGCGCGTGACCGCGGCGGCTGCCGACTGTGGCGCCACCGCGATCGTGGCCGATGTGAGCCGGGCCGAGGATGTGGAGAAGACCGTGGCCACGATCCGCGAGCGTTTCGGGCGGCTGGATGTGCTGGTGAACAATGCCGGCATCGGCGAGTTCCGCACGCTGGACGCGCTCACCCTCGAGGACTTCGAGCAGGTCTTCCGGGTCAATGTCTTTGGAGCCGCCCTGATGGCCCAGGCCGTGCTGCCTTTCTTTCGCGAGCAGGGGCGCGGCCACATCGTCAACATCGGTTCCACCGCGGCGCTCAACGGTTTCGCCCGCGGCAGCATCTACGCCGCCAGCAAGTTCGCCCTGCGCGCCATGACCCAATGCTGGCAGGCCGAGCTGCGTCGCGAGAACATCCGCGTGATGCTGGTCAATCCGAGCGAAGTGCCCACCGCCTTCGCCAGTGACGACCGCGTCGAGCGCCCCCTGACGGAGAAGAAACTGACCCCGGACGAAATCGCCCACGCGATCCGCAGCGTGCTTGAGATGGACGACCGCGGCATGATTCCCGAACTCAGCGTCTGGGCCACCAATCCCTGGTAG
- a CDS encoding T9SS type A sorting domain-containing protein — protein MASILGRAAVLCLIGTTAAFATETITVRSGNGNIGEFDSQVSRLVGPADTGFANLFTAADFESARQGNPGCIIANHGAWISTLPADPQARWISTSFGGAGEGATALYAVEFTVSTASIGSSQLVLHYAVDNTLGWGPNVGVYLNELPVAGSNGGGFGGQFQHTLDVSGMLQPGSNWLYINAVDLGGPGGLIFSAQFGIEPGAAAATEDLPLAFELAPNWPNPFNPSTRIDFSLADTGPARLDVYSLQGTRVAQLVNGMLSGGSHSVTFDGTGLASGIYIYSLEAGGQRESRRMLLVK, from the coding sequence ATGGCCAGCATTCTGGGGCGCGCAGCCGTTCTGTGCCTGATCGGCACCACAGCGGCCTTCGCCACCGAAACCATCACGGTCCGCAGCGGCAACGGCAACATCGGGGAATTTGACAGCCAGGTCAGCCGATTGGTCGGCCCCGCGGATACGGGATTTGCCAATCTCTTCACGGCCGCGGATTTTGAATCCGCACGCCAGGGCAACCCGGGCTGCATCATCGCCAACCACGGGGCCTGGATTTCCACCTTGCCCGCCGATCCGCAGGCACGCTGGATTTCCACCAGTTTCGGTGGGGCCGGTGAAGGCGCAACCGCGCTGTATGCGGTGGAATTCACCGTGTCCACCGCGTCCATCGGCAGCAGCCAGCTGGTGCTGCACTATGCGGTGGACAATACCCTCGGGTGGGGTCCGAATGTGGGAGTGTATCTCAACGAACTGCCGGTCGCCGGCAGCAACGGCGGGGGATTCGGGGGGCAGTTCCAGCACACGCTGGATGTCAGCGGCATGCTTCAGCCCGGCTCCAACTGGCTCTACATCAATGCGGTGGATCTGGGCGGGCCCGGTGGTCTGATCTTCAGCGCGCAGTTCGGCATCGAGCCCGGGGCCGCGGCGGCCACCGAAGATCTGCCGCTGGCCTTCGAGCTGGCTCCCAACTGGCCCAACCCCTTCAATCCCTCGACGCGCATCGACTTCAGCCTGGCCGACACCGGGCCGGCGCGCCTGGATGTGTATTCACTGCAGGGCACGCGTGTGGCGCAGCTGGTGAACGGCATGCTCTCCGGCGGCAGCCACAGTGTCACATTCGATGGCACGGGCCTGGCCAGCGGGATCTACATCTACTCCCTCGAGGCCGGCGGCCAGCGGGAGTCGCGCCGCATGCTGCTGGTCAAGTGA